From the Ciconia boyciana chromosome 28, ASM3463844v1, whole genome shotgun sequence genome, one window contains:
- the LOC140644695 gene encoding LOW QUALITY PROTEIN: branched-chain-amino-acid aminotransferase, mitochondrial-like (The sequence of the model RefSeq protein was modified relative to this genomic sequence to represent the inferred CDS: inserted 3 bases in 2 codons), translated as MAAAALRSRCRGSGALLVTLLGPRRGYNGVFRAAELEVERSRSPRAKPEPRALLFGREFTDHMLAVEWSQARGWGRPRIRPFQELRLHPAAPALHYAVQLFEGMKAFRGADDRIRLFRPELNMERMQRSARRLCLPAFDGAELLECIRALLRLEREWVPRCDRASLYIRPTFIGTEPSLGXGPPGQALLFVILCPVGPYFPGGHFSPVGLLADPSYARAWPGGAGHCKLGGNYGPTIALQRAAQARGCQQVLWLHGPQRLLTEVGTMNLFVFWHREDGELELVTPPLDGLILPGVTRQSLLELAREWGEFGVREGPLPMGTVLEALARGRLREMFGSGTACVVCPVGXILYEEKWHHVPTMENGAELAQRFLRVLSDIQYGRVPSKWAQPL; from the exons atggcggcggcggcgctgcggTCCCGGTGCAGGGGCAGCGGAGCG ctccTGGTGACGCTGCTGGGACCCCGGCGAGGCTACAACGGCGTCTTCAGG gCCGCCGAGCTGGAGGTGGAGCGgagccgcagcccccgggccaAGCCGGAGCCGCGGGCGCTGCTCTTCGGGCGGGAGTTCACCGACCACATGCTGGCCGTGGAGTGGAGCCAGGCCCGCGGCTGGGGCCGGCCCCGCATCCGCCCCTTCCAGGAGCTGCGCCTGcaccccgccgcccccgccctgCACTACGCCGTCCAG CTCTTCGAGGGGATGAAGGCCTTCCGCGGCGCCGACGACCGGATCCGGCTGTTCCGCCCCGAGCTGAACATGGAGCGCATGCAGCGCTCGGCCCGGCGGCTCTGCCTGCCC GCCTTCGACGGCGCCGAGCTGCTGGAGTGCATCCGGGCGCTGCTGCGGCTGGAGCGGGAGTGGGTGCCGCGCTGCGACCGCGCCAGCCTCTACATCCGCCCCACCTTCATCGGCACCGag CCCTCGCTGGG TGGCCCCCCCGGGCAGGCGCTGCTCTTCGTCATCCTCTGCCCCGTGGGACCCTACTTCCCGGGGGGCCACTTCAGCCCCGTGGGGCTCCTGGCCGACCCCTCCTACGCCCGCGCCTGGCCCGGGGGCGCCGGCCACTGCAAGCTGGGGGG GAACTACGGCCCCACCATCGCGCTGCAGCGGGCGGCCCAGGCGCGGGGCTGCCAGCAGGTGCTGTGGCTGCACGGGCCGCAGCGGCTGCTGACCGAGGTCGGCACCATGAACCTCTTCGTGTTCTGGCACCGCGAGGACGGGG agctggagctggtgaCCCCCCCCCTGGACGGGCTGATCCTGCCCGGGGTGACGCGGCAGAGTCTGCTGGAGCTGGCGCGGGAGTGG GGGGAGTTTGGGGTGCGCGAGGGGCCCCTCCCCATGGGGACGGTGCTGGAGGCGCTGGCCCGGGGACGCCTGCGGGAGATGTTCGGGTCGGGGACGGCCTGCGTGGTGTGTCCCGTGG GGATCCTCTACGAGGAGAAG TGGCACCACGTCCCCACGATGGAGAACGGCGCCGAGCTGGCACAGCGCTTCCTGCGGGTCCTGAGCGACATCCAG TACGGCCGCGTCCCCAGCAAGTGGGCCCAGCCCCTGTGA
- the DHDH gene encoding LOW QUALITY PROTEIN: trans-1,2-dihydrobenzene-1,2-diol dehydrogenase (The sequence of the model RefSeq protein was modified relative to this genomic sequence to represent the inferred CDS: inserted 1 base in 1 codon) has protein sequence MIGGASGGGGWGGPRETHTHPPPERGVTGSGAGSGVRGEARVQVRGQATLPLEPAPLPSPPHPLTSDPGRALHPTPRPHAGPPTGGGGAGAVHLPRRRARAGAEMEPARSERPQRPGDAAPPGAGAGVPPPGPTRWGICSAGRISHDFVVALKTLPPEEHVAVAVAARELPRAQAFARRHGLPRAYGSYRELAEDPDVAVVYVGTVNPQHLPAGRLFLAAGKAVLMEKPMAVGAHQVRELVATARARGVFLMEGFWTRFFPAWERLRALVAGGPWGAPAAAGALAFALGDVERCGSPAWPGGPAGPGGYGLQMATALLGXPRSLRAHGCLHPSGVDETVTMTLEYEGNRQAVLTCSMAVELPGGRPGGTEGWAEFPSHMNCPTGLVVGGQRELFPLPPPSQPLNFPHGTGLRYEAQHVRECLLRGLTESPVMPLDESELIARLLDEARQQVGAAGPEGGVTGSPQPHGVSPCPTA, from the exons ATGATTGGTGGCGcctcggggggtggggggtggggcGGACCCCGcgagacacacacacaccccccccccgagaGAGGGGTCACAGGGTCAGGAGCGGGCTCTGGGGTCAGAGGTGAGGCGCGGGTGCAGGTCAGAGGTCAGGCCACCCTTCCCCTGGagccagcccctctgccctccccgccGCACCCTTTGACCTCTGACCCGGGCCGCGCCCTTCACCCCACCCCGCGTCCCCACGCGGGGCCGCCCACGGGTGGGGGTGGGGCGGGTGCGGTCCATCTCCCCCGGCGCCGCGCCCGGGCGGGCGCAGAGATGGAGCCGGCGAGGAGCGAGCGGCCGCAGCGCCCTGGAGAcgcggccccccccggggccggggccggggtccccccgcccggccccacCCGCTGGGGCATCTGCTCGGCCGGGCGGATCAGCCACGACTTCGTGGTGGCCCTGAAGACCCTGCCCCCCGAGGAGCACGTg gcggTGGCGGTGGCCGCCCGGGAGCTGCCCCGGGCCCAGGCCTTCGCGCGGCGCCACGGGCTGCCCCGGGCCTACGGCTCCTAccgggagctggcggaggaCCCCGACGTGG CCGTGGTGTACGTGGGCACGGTGAACCCCCAGCACCTCCCGGCCGGGCGGCTCTTCCTGGCCGCGGGCAAGGCCGTGCTGATGGAGAAGCCCATGGCCGTCGGCGCCCACCAGGTCCGGGAGCTCGTGGCCACCGCCCGCGCCCGGGGGGTTTTCCTGATGGAG gGCTTCTGGACCCGCTTCTTCCCGGCCTGGGAGCGGCTGCGGGCGCTGGTGGccggggggccctggggagccccggCTGCTGCGGGGGCCCTGGCCTTCGCCCTGGGGGACGTGGAGCGGTGCGGGAGCCCGGCCTGGCCGGGGGGCCCTGCTGGACCTGGGGGCTACGGGCTGCAGATGGCGACCGCCCTGCTGG GCCCCCGCAGCCTCCGGGCCCACGGCTGCCTCCACCCCTCCG GGGTGGACGAGACGGTGACGATGACGCTGGAGTACGAGGGGAACCGCCAGGCCGTGCTGACCTGCTCCATGGCGGTTGAGCTGCCGGGGGGCCGCCCTGGGGGCACCGAGGGCTGGGCCGAG ttCCCCAGCCACATGAACTGCCCGACAGGGCTGGTGGtgggggggcagcgggagctcttccccctgccccccccctcccagcccctcaaCTTCCCCCACGGCACCGGCCTGCGCTACGAGGCCCAGCACGTCCGCGAGTGCCTGCTGCGGG GTCTGACCGAGAGCCCGGTGATGCCGCTGGACGAGAGCGAGCTCATCGCCCGGCTGCTGGACGAGGCGCGGCAGCAagtgggggctgcggggccggagGGGGGGGTCAccgggagcccccagccccacggcgtgAGCCCGTGCCCCACGGCGTGA
- the RPL13A gene encoding LOW QUALITY PROTEIN: large ribosomal subunit protein uL13 (The sequence of the model RefSeq protein was modified relative to this genomic sequence to represent the inferred CDS: inserted 1 base in 1 codon) — translation MAEPRVLVIDGRGHLLGRLAAIVAKQVLLGRRVVVVRCEGINISGNFYRNKLKFLAFLRKRMNTNPSRGPYHFRAPSRIFWRTVRGMLPHKTKRGQAALERLKVFDGXPPPYDKRKRMVVPAALKIIRLKPTRKFAFLGRLAHEVGWKYQAVTAALEEKRKEKAKLRYNKKKKLMSLRRRAERNVEKKTAPFTAVLRQHGLLL, via the exons ATGGCGGAGCCGCGG GTTCTGGTGATCGACGGCCGCGGGCACCTCCTGGGCCGGCTGGCGGCCATCGTGGCCAagcaggtgctgctgg GCCGGCGCGTGGTCGTGGTGCGCTGCGAGGGCATCAACATTTCCGGCAACTTCTACCGCAATAAAC TGAAGTTCCTGGCCTTCCTGCGGAAGCGGATGAACACCAACCCCTCCCGGGGGCCCTACCACTTCCGCGCCCCCAGCCGCATCTTCTGGCGGACAGTGAGAG ggaTGCTGCCCCACAAGACGAAGCGGGGCCAGGCGGCGCTGGAGAGGCTGAAGGTGTTTGATG ATCCCCCGCCCTACGACAAG CGCAAGCGCATGGTGGTCCCGGCTGCTCTCAAGATCATCCGCCTGAAGCCCACCCGCAAG TTTGCTTTCCTGGGCCGGCTGGCGCACGAGGTGGGCTGGAAGTACCAGGCGGTGACGGCGGCGCTGGAGGAGAAGCGGAAAGAGAAGGCGAAGCTGCGCTACAACAAGAAGAAGAAGCTGATG AGCCTGCGGCGCCGGGCCGAGCGCAACGTGGAGAAGAAGACGGCGCCGTTCACGGCCGTGCTGCGGCAGCACGGGCTGCTGCTCTGA